Proteins encoded by one window of Elaeis guineensis isolate ETL-2024a chromosome 12, EG11, whole genome shotgun sequence:
- the LOC105055552 gene encoding probable pectate lyase 8 isoform X2, whose protein sequence is MAASPRWLPLLVLGFLVALSGSLGSIGAESVSDSRAAPKAVEGAVDDPEMVASMVQMSIRNSTARRALGYLSCGTGNPIDDCWRCDPDWHHNRKRLADCGIGFGRNAIGGRDGRFYVVTDPGDDDPVNPRPGTLRHAVVQDEPLWIVFQRDMVITLKEELIMNSFKTIDGRGANVHIANGACITIQFITNVIIHGLHIHDCKPTGNAMVRSSPSHYGWRTMADGDAVSIFGSSHVWVDHCSLSNCADGLVDAIMGSTAITISNNHLTHHNEVMLLGHSDSYERDKDMQVTIAFNHFGEGLIQRMPRCRHGYFHVVNNDYTHWEMYAIGGSASPTINSQGNRYLAPANPFAKEVTKRLDASSSAWKNWNWRSEGDLLLNGAYFTPSGAGASASYSRASSLGAKPSSMVGTITSGAGALSCRKAAQC, encoded by the exons ATGGCGGCATCTCCGAGGTGGCTTCCGCTGCTAGTTCTTGGGTTTCTGGTGGCTTTATCTGGAAGCTTGGGGTCGATTGGGGCCGAAAGCGTCTCCGATTCAAG GGCTGCGCCCAAGGCAGTGGAGGGGGCCGTTGATGACCCGGAAATGGTTGCTTCAATGGTCCAGAT GTCCATAAGGAACAGCACGGCTCGCCGGGCCCTGGGATATCTTTCCTGTGGAACAGGCAATCCCATCGACGACTGCTGGCGCTGCGATCCCGACTGGCACCACAACCGCAAGAGGCTGGCCGACTGCGGCATCGGCTTCGGCCGCAACGCCATCGGCGGGCGCGACGGGCGTTTCTACGTGGTGACCGACCCCGGGGACGACGACCCCGTGAACCCGCGCCCGGGGACGCTGCGGCATGCCGTCGTCCAGGATGAGCCCCTCTGGATCGTGTTCCAGCGTGACATGGTCATCACCCTCAAGGAGGAGCTCATCATGAACAGCTTCAAGACCATCGACGGCCGCGGCGCCAACGTGCACATCGCCAACGGCGCCTGCATCACCATCCAGTTCATCACCAACGTCATCATCCACGGCCTCCACATCCATGATTGCAAGCCCACCGGGAACGCCATGGTCCGTAGCTCTCCTTCCCACTATGGCTGGAGGACGATGGCTGATGGGGATGCCGTCTCCATTTTTGGCTCCAGCCACGTGTGGGTGGACCACTGCTCTCTCTCTAACTGCGCCGACGGCCTTGTTGATGCCATCATGGGCTCCACTGCCATAACCATCTCCAACAATCACCTCACCCACCACAATGAG GTGATGCTTTTGGGTCACAGTGATTCCTATGAGAGAGACAAGGACATGCAAGTCACCATCGCATTCAACCACTTTGGTGAAGGCCTGATTCAGAGAATGCCAAG ATGCAGGCATGGTTACTTCCATGTGGTAAATAATGACTATACCCATTGGGAGATGTATGCCATTGGTGGGAGTGCAAGCCCGACCATCAACAGCCAGGGCAACCGATACCTTGCCCCCGCCAATCCCTTTGCCAAGGAG GTCACCAAAAGATTGGACGCTTCTTCGAGCGCATGGAAGAATTGGAATTGGAGATCAGAGGGTGACCTTCTGCTCAATGGTGCCTATTTCACCCCCTCTGGAGCAGGGGCTTCAGCGAGCTATTCAAGGGCTTCCAGCCTTGGGGCCAAGCCTTCTTCTATGGTTGGCACTATAACCTCAGGAGCAGGGGCTCTTTCATGCCGCAAGGCTGCTCAGTGCTAA
- the LOC105055551 gene encoding putative kinase-like protein TMKL1 has product MASSALLFFSLSLFFFSVFSSESSDLLLLLEKIKPALQGPSSPENLQLSSWKVSTPLCLWRGLQWTSSTAGGAPLPCHEAAVRSNRSLAADPSLQLLSIHLPATALAGSIPPEIGDLPFLQSLYLGVNSLSGALPLELGNSPSLSDVDLSGNSLSGALPISFWNLCDRLVSLRLHGNNFSGAVPDSAVSNSSCDRLQVLDLGANRFDGEFPQFIAGFHGLKELDLGSNRFFGQIPAPLARLGNLERLNLSYNNFTGPLPEAFERSKFGAAAFQGNSPGLCGPPLKKCGSRFSLTSGVIAGLVIGLMTGVVVVASVSIGWVQGRKRRKRGEEEEMEMEEDGNNGGEGKLMVFQGSEHLTLDDVLNATGQVMEKTSYGTVYKAKLADGATIALRLLREGSCKDVASCLPVIRQLGRARHENLVPLRAFYQGKRGEKLLIYDYLPDRTLHDLLHENRDGRPVLNWARRHKIALGVARGLAYLHAGHETPTITHGDIRSKNVLVDEFFVSRLTEYGLHRLMVPAVADEMVSAAKSDGYKAPELQKMKKCSSRTDVYAFGILLLEILTGKKPGSGRSEGQSDLPSLVKVAVLEEATIEVFDVEILKGIRSPTEDGLVQALRLAMGCCAPVASVRPGMNEVVKQLEENRPRSRSALYSPTDTRSEIDTPL; this is encoded by the exons aTGGCTTCGTctgctcttctcttcttctcactctctctctttttcttttctgtctTCTCCTCCGAGTCCTCCGACTTACTCCTCCTCTTGGAGAAGATAAAGCCAGCGCTTCAGGGCCCTTCCTCACCGGAGAACCTCCAGCTCTCCTCCTGGAAAGTCTCCACCCCGCTCTGCCTCTGGCGAGGCCTCCAATGGACGTCCTCAACCGCCGGCGGCGCTCCTCTCCCCTGCCACGAAGCCGCCGTCCGCTCCAACCGCTCCCTCGCCGCGGACCCCTCCCTTCAGCTCCTCTCCATCCACCTCCCCGCCACCGCCCTCGCCGGATCCATCCCCCCGGAGATCGGTGACCTTCCCTTCCTCCAGTCCCTCTACCTCGGCGTCAACTCCCTCTCCGGCGCCCTCCCTCTCGAGCTCGGCAACTCCCCTTCCCTCTCCGACGTCGACCTATCCGGCAACTCCCTCTCCGGCGCACTCCCCATTTCCTTCTGGAACCTCTGCGACCGCCTCGTCTCCCTCCGCCTCCACGGCAACAACTTCTCCGGCGCGGTCCCCGACTCAGCCGTCTCCAATTCCTCCTGTGACCGCCTCCAAGTCCTCGACTTGGGCGCCAACCGTTTCGATGGAGAGTTCCCCCAGTTCATCGCCGGCTTCCATGGCTTGAAAGAACTCGACCTCGGCAGCAATAGATTCTTCGGACAGATACCAGCGCCGCTCGCTAGGCTGGGAAACCTGGAAAGATTGAACCTTTCCTACAATAACTTCACCGGGCCGCTGCCGGAGGCCTTCGAGCGGTCCAAATTCGGTGCGGCGGCCTTCCAGGGGAACAGCCCCGGGCTGTGCGGCCCACCCCTGAAGAAATGTGGCTCGCGATTCAGCCTCACCTCCGGAGTGATTGCCGGATTGGTGATCGGACTGATGACTGGGGTCGTGGTCGTCGCGTCGGTGTCCATCGGGTGGGTGCAgggaaggaagaggaggaagagaggagaagaggaggagatggagatggagGAGGATGGCAACAATGGTGGTGAGGGGAAGCTGATGGTGTTCCAGGGCAGTGAGCATCTGACGCTGGACGACGTGCTGAATGCCACCGGCCAAGTGATGGAGAAAACCAGCTATGGTACGGTATACAAGGCGAAGCTCGCTGACGGAGCTACCATTGCGCTTAGGTTATTGAGAGAAGGCAGCTGCAAGGATGTGGCTTCGTGCTTGCCTGTAATCCGGCAGCTCGGTCGAGCGCGGCACGAGAACTTGGTTCCCCTGAGAGCCTTCTACCAGGGGAAACGAGGAGAGAAGCTCCTCATCTATGACTACCTCCCTGATAGAACTCTTCATGATCTCCTTCATG AAAATAGAGATGGAAGGCCTGTGCTCAATTGGGCTAGAAGGCACAAGATAGCACTGGGAGTGGCGAGGGGGCTTGCCTACCTTCACGCAGGGCATGAGACGCCGACGATCACCCATGGAGATATTCGGTCCAAGAACGTGCTCGTCGATGAGTTCTTCGTGTCGAGGCTCACCGAGTATGGGCTTCACAGGCTGATGGTGCCGGCGGTGGCTGATGAAATGGTGTCTGCTGCAAAATCTGATGGCTATAAGGCACCCGAGCTGCAGAAGATGAAGAAGTGCAGCTCGAGGACGGATGTGTATGCTTTTGGGATACTGCTGTTGGAGATTCTAACGGGCAAGAAGCCTGGGAGTGGAAGGAGTGAGGGCCAATCGGACTTGCCATCCTTGGTCAAGGTGGCGGTGCTGGAGGAGGCAACGATTGAGGTGTTCGATGTGGAGATCTTGAAGGGGATCAGAAGCCCAACGGAAGATGGGTTGGTGCAGGCATTGAGGTTGGCAATGGGATGCTGTGCTCCAGTGGCATCAGTGAGGCCAGGCATGAATGAAGTGGTGAAGCAGTTGGAGGAGAACAGGCCGAGGAGCAGGTCTGCTTTATATAGTCCTACTGATACTAGGAGTGAGATAGACACACCCTTATGA
- the LOC105055552 gene encoding probable pectate lyase 8 isoform X1, translated as MAASPRWLPLLVLGFLVALSGSLGSIGAESVSDSSNGGGIGRRRLREGRPPANERASSSMPERAAPKAVEGAVDDPEMVASMVQMSIRNSTARRALGYLSCGTGNPIDDCWRCDPDWHHNRKRLADCGIGFGRNAIGGRDGRFYVVTDPGDDDPVNPRPGTLRHAVVQDEPLWIVFQRDMVITLKEELIMNSFKTIDGRGANVHIANGACITIQFITNVIIHGLHIHDCKPTGNAMVRSSPSHYGWRTMADGDAVSIFGSSHVWVDHCSLSNCADGLVDAIMGSTAITISNNHLTHHNEVMLLGHSDSYERDKDMQVTIAFNHFGEGLIQRMPRCRHGYFHVVNNDYTHWEMYAIGGSASPTINSQGNRYLAPANPFAKEVTKRLDASSSAWKNWNWRSEGDLLLNGAYFTPSGAGASASYSRASSLGAKPSSMVGTITSGAGALSCRKAAQC; from the exons ATGGCGGCATCTCCGAGGTGGCTTCCGCTGCTAGTTCTTGGGTTTCTGGTGGCTTTATCTGGAAGCTTGGGGTCGATTGGGGCCGAAAGCGTCTCCGATTCAAG CAATGGAGGGGGAATCGGCAGGAGGAGATTGAGAGAAGGCCGGCCGCCGGCGAATGAGAGGGCCTCTTCTTCCATGCCTGAGAG GGCTGCGCCCAAGGCAGTGGAGGGGGCCGTTGATGACCCGGAAATGGTTGCTTCAATGGTCCAGAT GTCCATAAGGAACAGCACGGCTCGCCGGGCCCTGGGATATCTTTCCTGTGGAACAGGCAATCCCATCGACGACTGCTGGCGCTGCGATCCCGACTGGCACCACAACCGCAAGAGGCTGGCCGACTGCGGCATCGGCTTCGGCCGCAACGCCATCGGCGGGCGCGACGGGCGTTTCTACGTGGTGACCGACCCCGGGGACGACGACCCCGTGAACCCGCGCCCGGGGACGCTGCGGCATGCCGTCGTCCAGGATGAGCCCCTCTGGATCGTGTTCCAGCGTGACATGGTCATCACCCTCAAGGAGGAGCTCATCATGAACAGCTTCAAGACCATCGACGGCCGCGGCGCCAACGTGCACATCGCCAACGGCGCCTGCATCACCATCCAGTTCATCACCAACGTCATCATCCACGGCCTCCACATCCATGATTGCAAGCCCACCGGGAACGCCATGGTCCGTAGCTCTCCTTCCCACTATGGCTGGAGGACGATGGCTGATGGGGATGCCGTCTCCATTTTTGGCTCCAGCCACGTGTGGGTGGACCACTGCTCTCTCTCTAACTGCGCCGACGGCCTTGTTGATGCCATCATGGGCTCCACTGCCATAACCATCTCCAACAATCACCTCACCCACCACAATGAG GTGATGCTTTTGGGTCACAGTGATTCCTATGAGAGAGACAAGGACATGCAAGTCACCATCGCATTCAACCACTTTGGTGAAGGCCTGATTCAGAGAATGCCAAG ATGCAGGCATGGTTACTTCCATGTGGTAAATAATGACTATACCCATTGGGAGATGTATGCCATTGGTGGGAGTGCAAGCCCGACCATCAACAGCCAGGGCAACCGATACCTTGCCCCCGCCAATCCCTTTGCCAAGGAG GTCACCAAAAGATTGGACGCTTCTTCGAGCGCATGGAAGAATTGGAATTGGAGATCAGAGGGTGACCTTCTGCTCAATGGTGCCTATTTCACCCCCTCTGGAGCAGGGGCTTCAGCGAGCTATTCAAGGGCTTCCAGCCTTGGGGCCAAGCCTTCTTCTATGGTTGGCACTATAACCTCAGGAGCAGGGGCTCTTTCATGCCGCAAGGCTGCTCAGTGCTAA
- the LOC105055552 gene encoding probable pectate lyase 1 isoform X3, with product MAASPRWLPLLVLGFLVALSGSLGSIGAESVSDSRSIRNSTARRALGYLSCGTGNPIDDCWRCDPDWHHNRKRLADCGIGFGRNAIGGRDGRFYVVTDPGDDDPVNPRPGTLRHAVVQDEPLWIVFQRDMVITLKEELIMNSFKTIDGRGANVHIANGACITIQFITNVIIHGLHIHDCKPTGNAMVRSSPSHYGWRTMADGDAVSIFGSSHVWVDHCSLSNCADGLVDAIMGSTAITISNNHLTHHNEVMLLGHSDSYERDKDMQVTIAFNHFGEGLIQRMPRCRHGYFHVVNNDYTHWEMYAIGGSASPTINSQGNRYLAPANPFAKEVTKRLDASSSAWKNWNWRSEGDLLLNGAYFTPSGAGASASYSRASSLGAKPSSMVGTITSGAGALSCRKAAQC from the exons ATGGCGGCATCTCCGAGGTGGCTTCCGCTGCTAGTTCTTGGGTTTCTGGTGGCTTTATCTGGAAGCTTGGGGTCGATTGGGGCCGAAAGCGTCTCCGATTCAAG GTCCATAAGGAACAGCACGGCTCGCCGGGCCCTGGGATATCTTTCCTGTGGAACAGGCAATCCCATCGACGACTGCTGGCGCTGCGATCCCGACTGGCACCACAACCGCAAGAGGCTGGCCGACTGCGGCATCGGCTTCGGCCGCAACGCCATCGGCGGGCGCGACGGGCGTTTCTACGTGGTGACCGACCCCGGGGACGACGACCCCGTGAACCCGCGCCCGGGGACGCTGCGGCATGCCGTCGTCCAGGATGAGCCCCTCTGGATCGTGTTCCAGCGTGACATGGTCATCACCCTCAAGGAGGAGCTCATCATGAACAGCTTCAAGACCATCGACGGCCGCGGCGCCAACGTGCACATCGCCAACGGCGCCTGCATCACCATCCAGTTCATCACCAACGTCATCATCCACGGCCTCCACATCCATGATTGCAAGCCCACCGGGAACGCCATGGTCCGTAGCTCTCCTTCCCACTATGGCTGGAGGACGATGGCTGATGGGGATGCCGTCTCCATTTTTGGCTCCAGCCACGTGTGGGTGGACCACTGCTCTCTCTCTAACTGCGCCGACGGCCTTGTTGATGCCATCATGGGCTCCACTGCCATAACCATCTCCAACAATCACCTCACCCACCACAATGAG GTGATGCTTTTGGGTCACAGTGATTCCTATGAGAGAGACAAGGACATGCAAGTCACCATCGCATTCAACCACTTTGGTGAAGGCCTGATTCAGAGAATGCCAAG ATGCAGGCATGGTTACTTCCATGTGGTAAATAATGACTATACCCATTGGGAGATGTATGCCATTGGTGGGAGTGCAAGCCCGACCATCAACAGCCAGGGCAACCGATACCTTGCCCCCGCCAATCCCTTTGCCAAGGAG GTCACCAAAAGATTGGACGCTTCTTCGAGCGCATGGAAGAATTGGAATTGGAGATCAGAGGGTGACCTTCTGCTCAATGGTGCCTATTTCACCCCCTCTGGAGCAGGGGCTTCAGCGAGCTATTCAAGGGCTTCCAGCCTTGGGGCCAAGCCTTCTTCTATGGTTGGCACTATAACCTCAGGAGCAGGGGCTCTTTCATGCCGCAAGGCTGCTCAGTGCTAA